One stretch of Sardina pilchardus chromosome 17, fSarPil1.1, whole genome shotgun sequence DNA includes these proteins:
- the LOC134062274 gene encoding LOW QUALITY PROTEIN: NACHT, LRR and PYD domains-containing protein 3-like (The sequence of the model RefSeq protein was modified relative to this genomic sequence to represent the inferred CDS: deleted 2 bases in 1 codon) yields the protein MKSDESMAYPTNLSSDPTPGPPHTHRPPSPVPSCVSMKSDESMDYPTNFSSDPTPGLKPPSPVPSCVSMKSDESMDYPTNFSSDPTPGPKPHTHRPPSPVPSCVSMKSDESMDYPTNFSSDPTPGPKPHTHRPPSPVPSCVSMNSDESMDYPTNFSSDPTPGPKPHTHRPPSPVPSCVSMKSDESMAYPTNFSSDPTSGLKCVLHTHTVSSSPTGLTRDLKQTLDQEMDDAMKLVKEKYKSSMKNKYESLFEGNKIQDKKTSLNRIYTQLYIIEGESEGVNTEHEVLQMEKTQRIQRLRDTPINCNEIFAPLLQMHKGGGRVKIRMVLTKGIAGIGKTVFVHKFILDWAEGKSNQDVDFIFMFPFRELNLVKDDEYSLHRLLLDFHPELRGLDTNMYDKCKLLFIFDGLDESRIPLEFSGCQKMSTVTMTSSVGALMSNLIKGELLPSAVIWLTSRPAASTQIPSQYIKRVTEVQGFSDPQKVEYFKKRISDEHQADRVISHITKAKSLHIMCHIPVFCWISATVLQKMFEQDDVEIPRTLTEMYTYFLLVQMSTKSQKYDERDEKDPKELLQSNREVLLKLAKLAFKQLMEGNIMFYDQDLKECGIDVNEASVYAGICTEIFKEESVFHQRKVYSFIHLSFQEFLAAVHVFHFYVVMNTEALQHFSLLYSLLRSAVDEALKSGNGHLDLFLRLLLGISLESNQRLLQGLLTHTESSSESIKEITQYIKHIIRSGLGSSQHLSPGRSINLFLCLLEVKDQSLYKEIQEFLKSETLTENELSPTHCSAIAYMLQMSEEVLDELNLKKYNTSVEGGIRLLPAVRNCRRALCMGSYLTAQSCEIVASALQLQNSPLRELDMSNNDLQDSGVKLLTAGLKNPHCKLEILRLSGCLVTAKGCSYLASALNSNPSHLKELDLTYNHSGESGEKMLSALLKDPDCKLETLKLDFGGQCRIIPGIQKYACELSLDPNTANAFLSLSEGNRKVTRLEEKQPYPDHPDRFDFYEQVLCREGLSGRSYWEAEWDGVAAVAVAYKGISRKGKGPTPTFGHNKNSWRLYCGDSKFSVWHDGKSTDVQAPSPCSNRVGVYLDWPAGTLSFYSVSSETHILKHLHTCNCTFTEPLYAGFRPYSGSVTLHNINSKHRTEKTTEHVE from the exons atgaaaaGTGATGAGTCCATGGCTTATCCTACCAACCTCAGCAGTGACCCAACACCAGGACC accacatacacacagacctccatctccagtacccagctgtgtgtctatgaaaaGTGATGAGTCCATGGATTATCCTACCAACTTCAGCAGTGACCCAACACCAGGACTTAA acctccatctccagtacccagctgtgtgtctatgaaaaGTGATGAATCCATGGATTATCCTACCAACTTCAGCAGTGACCCAACACCAGGACCTAA accacatacacacagacctccatctccagtacccagctgtgtgtctatgaaaaGTGATGAGTCCATGGATTATCCTACCAACTTCAGCAGTGACCCAACACCAGGACCTAA accacatacacacagacctccatctccagtacccagctgtgtgtctatgaataGTGATGAGTCCATGGATTATCCTACCAACTTCAGCAGTGACCCAACACCAGGACCTAA accacatacacacagacctccatctccagtacccagctgtgtgtctatgaaaaGTGATGAGTCCATGGCTTATCCTACCAACTTCAGCAGTGACCCAACATCAGGACTTAAGTGtgtacttcacacacacacagtttccagTTCACCAACAGGATTGACTAGAGACCTAAAGCAGACTTTGGACCAAGAAATGGACGATGCTATGAAGCTAGTCAAAGAGAAATATAAATCCAGTATGAAGAACAAGTATGAGAGCTTATTTGAGGGAAATAAAATTCAAGATAAAAAAACCTCCTTGAACAGGATTTACACGCAACTCTACATCATTGAGGGAGAAAGTGAAGGGGTGAATACAGAACATGAGGTTTTACAAATGGAGAAAACACAAAGGATACAGCGATTACGAGACACTCCCATAAACTGCAATGAGATATTTGCCCCCTTACTTCAAATgcacaaagggggg gggagagtgaaaATCAGAATGGTCTTAACTAAAGGTATTGCTGGAATTGGAAAGACAGTCTTTGTGCACAAGTTCATTCTAGACTGGGCTGAGGGAAAATCCAATCAGGATGTAGATTTCATATTTATGTTTCCCTTCCGGGAGCTGAATCTGGTTAAAGATGACGAGTACAGTCTTCATAGACTTCTGCTTGACTTCCATCCTGAGCTTCGTGGCCTGGATACAAATATGTATGACAAGTGTAAACTTTTGTTCATCTTTGACGGCCTGGATGAAAGCAGGATTCCTCTGGAATTTTCAGGGTGCCAGAAAATGTCTACTGTTACCATGACATCATCAGTGGGTGCATTGATGTCAAATCTGATTAAAGGAGAGCTACTTCCCTCTGCTGTCATCTGGTTAACCTCTAGACCAGCAGCATCAACTCAGATCCCCTCTCAATACATCAAGCGTGTAACAGAAGTTCAGGGGTTCAGTGACCCTCAGAAGGTGGAGTACTTTAAGAAGAGGATCAGTGATGAACATCAAGCCGACAGAGTCATCTCACACATTACAAAAGCAAAGAGCCTCCACATCATGTGCCATATACCAGTATTCTGTTGGATCTCAGCCACTGTGCTTCAGAAAATGTTTGAACAAGATGATGTAGAAATTCCCAGAACTCTGACTGAAATGTACACATACTTCCTGCTCGTTCAGATGAGCACAAAGAGCCAGAAATatgatgagagagatgagaaagatcCAAAGGAGCTCCTGCAGTCAAACCGAGAGGTACTTTTGAAACTTGCCAAGTTAGCCTTCAAACAGCTGATGGAGGGCAATATCATGTTCTATGATCAAGACTTGAAGGAGTGTGGCATAGACGTAAATGAGGCTTCAGTGTACGCTGGAATATGCACTGAGATCTTTAAGGAAGAATCTGTGTTTCATCAGAGGAAGGTCTATAGCTTCATACATTTGAGCTTTCAGGAGTTTCTGGCCGCGGTCCATGTATTTCACTTCTATGTGGTCATGAATACAGAGGCACTGCAGCATTTTAGTTTACTGTACAGTTTGTTGAGATCAGCTGTGGACGAAGCCTTAAAGAGCGGGAATGGGCACCTGGACCTTTTCCTCCGACTCCTTCTGGGCATCTCACTGGAGTCCAATCAGAGACTACTACAAGgtctactaacacacacagagagcagttcAGAGAGCATCAAAGAAATTACTCAGTACATTAAACACATTATCAGAAGTGGACTTGGTAGCTCTCAGCATCTCTCACCTGGTCGATCCATCAATCTGTTCCTCTGTCTGCTTGAAGTGAAAGACCAGTCTCTTTACAAAGAGATTCAAGAGTTCCTGAAATCTGAGACACTCACAGAAAATGAGCTCTCTCCTACCCACTGCTCAGCAATTGCCTACATGCTTCAAATGTCGGAAGAGGTGCTGGATGAACTCAACCTTaagaaatacaacacatcaGTTGAAGGTGGAATAAGGCTTTTACCAGCTGTGAGGAACTGCAGGAGGGCTCT ATGTATGGGCAGTTACCTAACTGCTCAGTCCTGTGAAATTGTGGCCTCAGCTCTACAACTTCAGAACTCTCccctgagagagctggacatgagtaacaatgacctgcaggattCAGGAGTAAAGCTGCTCACCGCTGGACTGAAGAACCcacactgtaaactggagattCTTAG GCTGTCAGGCTGTTTAGTCACAGCGAAAGGCTGTTCGTATCTGGCTTCAGCTCTGAATTCAAATCCTTCTCATCTGAAAGAGTTGGATCTGACCTACAATCACTCAGGGGAGTCAGGAGAAAAGATGCTTTCTGCTCTTCTAAAGGATCCagactgcaaactggagacactcaA ACTAGACTTTGGAGGACAGTGTAGGATCATACCAGGAAtccaaaaat atgcctgtgagctctcACTGGACCCGAACACAGCAAACGCATTTCTGTCCCTGTCTGAAGGaaacagaaaggtgacacgtTTGGAAGAGAAGCAGCCATACCCTGACCATCCAGACAGATTTGATTTCTATGAACAAGTTTTGTGTAGAGAGGGTTTGTCTGGCCGCTCTTATTGGGAAGCTGAATGGGATGGAGTGGCAGCTGTAGCTGTGGCTTATAAAGGAATCAGCAGGAAAGGGAAAGGTCCCACCCCGACATTTGGACACAATAAGAATTCCTGGAGATTATACTGTGGTGATAGCAAATTCTCGGTCTGGCATGACGGGAAGTCCACTGATGTACAGGCCCCGTCACCTTGTTCCAACAGAGTTGGAGTGTATTTAGATTGGCCAGCTGGTACCCTGTCCTTCTACAGTGTCtcatctgaaacacacatactcaaacatttGCACACATGTAACTGTACATTCACAGAGCCTCTCTATGCAGGGTTTAGACCTTATTCTGGATCAGTGACTCTACACAATATTAATTCAAAGCACAGGACAGAGAAGACAACAGAGCATGTAGAGTAA
- the LOC134062014 gene encoding NACHT, LRR and PYD domains-containing protein 12-like, which translates to MNVQTTQEVIFSGSCKTMDDILQTVKEKHKTKYESFFEGIKQQDKKTLGNRIDTQLWVIEGEGVRINEEHEVLQMEQTPRPQPIQDMPINCNGIFLLSQEPGYQERKERKAKIKTVLTKGIAGIGKTVSVQKFVLDWIEGKANQDIDFIFVLPFRKLNLIRHDQSSLHRLLLDFYPELKCLQPEAYDTWKIVFIFDGLDESRIPLNFSGSENVSDMTTSSSLDVLIISLIKGEILPSALIWITSRPAAANDIPSEYITRITAIKGFTDSHKEEYFRKRISDEHQANKMISHITTEKTLCIMCNIPVFCYISAIVLQKLLEQDKAMPKTLTEMYTHLLLIQTNTNNQKYGERDGKDPKELLQSNREVLLKLAELAFKQLMEGNIMFYDQDLKECGIDGNEASVYAGICTEIFKEESVLHQRKVYSFIHLSFQEFLAGVHVFYCYAISNTEAPPFFDFLHSLHRAAVDKALDSRNGHLDLFLRFLLGISLESNQRLFQGLLIPTENMSASIQKTAEYIKDKIKDDQLIPDKSINLFLCLLEMKDQSLCREIQEFLKSETCSEKKLSAAHCSAIAHMLQMSEVTLDEFDLKKYNTSEEGQRRLIPAVGHCRTAQLSDSNLSDQSFENVAAALKLPNSPLRELDLSNNDLRDSGVKLLSAGLGIPHCKLEILRLSGCLITEKGCSYLASSLCSNPSHLRELDLSYNQPGESGVKKLYAKLEDPNCKLETLNVAFGGWVRITPGLQKYACDLTLDSNTVNVCLSLSEKNTMATYVKEDLSYPDHPERFDVRPQVLCRESLSGRCYWEVEWNGVIDAAVSYHGIGRKGSGNDSYFGHNETSWRMYCGDSRFSVWHDMKSIDINAPSSCSNRVAVYVDCPAGTLSFYSVSSDTHTLTHLHTFHSRFTEPLYAGFTVYNGSFSLLDTTGKAVVLRNTY; encoded by the exons ATGAATGTCCAGACCACAcaagaagtg ATATTCAGTGGATCCTGCAAAACAATGGATGATATCCTACAGACAGTCAAAGAGAAGCACAAAACTAAGTATGAGAGCTTCTTTGAGGGAATCAAGCAACAGGACAAGAAAACCCTCGGTAACAGGATTGACACACAACTATGGGTCATAGAAGGGGAGGGTGTTAGGATAAACGAAGAGCATGAGGTTTTACAGATGGAACAAACACCCCGGCCTCAACCAATTCAGGACATGCCAATCAACTGCAATGGCATTTTTTTGCTCTCTCAAGAACCTGGATatcaggagagaaaagaaaggaaagcaaAAATAAAGACTGTTCTCACTAAAGGCATCGCTGGaattggaaaaacagtctctgTGCAGAAGTTTGTTCTGGACTGGATTGAGGGAAAAGCCAATCAGGacatagattttatttttgtacttCCATTCCGCAAGCTGAATTTGATTAGACATGACCAATCCAGTCTTCATAGACTTCTGCTTGACTTTTACCCTGAACTCAAATGTCTACAACCAGAAGCATATGATACATGGAAAATTGTGTTCATTTTTGATGGCCTCGATGAAAGCAGAATTCCACTGAATTTTTCAGGAAGTGAGAACGTTTCTGACATGACAACATCGTCATCATTAGATGTGCTAATAATAAGTCTCATCAAAGGAGAAATccttccctctgctctcatctggataacctccAGACCAGCAGCTGCTAATGACATCCCCTCCGAATACATCACCCGTATAACGGCTATCAAGGGATTTACTGACTCTCACAAGGAGGaatacttcaggaagagaatcagtgATGAGCATCAAGCCAACAAAATGATTTCACacatcacaacagaaaagacCCTTTGCATTATGTGCAACATACCagtcttctgttacatctctgCCATTGTACTTCAGAAATTACTGGAACAAGATAAAGCAATGCCTAAAACTCTGactgaaatgtacacacacttattgcttattcaaacaaacacaaataaccaaaagtatggtgagagagatgggaaagacCCAAAGGAGCTGCTCCAGTCAAATCGAGAAGTGCTTTTGAAACTTGCCGAGCTGGCCTTCAAACAGTTAATGGAGGGCAATATCATGTTCTATGATCAAGACTTGAAGGAGTGTGGCATAGACGGAAATGAGGCTTCAGTGTACGCTGGAATATGCACTGAGATTTTTAAGGAAGAATCTGTGCTTCATCAGAGGAAGGTTTATAGCTTCATACATCTGAGCTTTCAGGAGTTTCTGGCCGGGGTCCATGTGTTTTACTGTTATGCAATCAGTAACACAGAGGCACCACCATTTTTTGATTTCCTACACAGTTTGCATAGAGCAGCAGTTGATAAAGCCCTCGATAGTAGGAATGGACACCTGGATCTGTTCCTTCGATTCCTGCTGGGCATCTCACTGGAGTCCAATCAGAGACTCTTTCAAGGTCTACTGATACCAACAGAAAACATGTCTGCTAGCATCCAGAAAACCGCAGAGTACATAAAAGACAAAATTAAAGATGATCAACTCATACCTGATAAATCGATCAATTTGTTCCTCTGTCTACTTGAAATGAAGGACCAGTCTCTTTGCAGAGAGATTCAGGAGTTTCTGAAATCAGAAACATGTTCCGAGAAAAAACTCTCGGCTGCACACTGTTCAGCAATAGCCCACATGCTGCAGATGTCGGAGGTCACGttggatgagtttgacctgaagaaatacaacacatcaGAGGAAGGTCAGAGGAGACTGATACCAGCAGTGGGACATTGTAGAACCGCTCA ACTTTCTGATAGTAACCTGAGCGATCAGTCCTTTGAAAATGTGGCCGCAGCTCTTAAACTGCCAAACTCTCCCCTACGAGAACTGGACCTGAGCAACAACGACCTACGGGATTCTGGAGTgaagctgctctctgctggACTTGGGATCCcacactgtaaactggagatcCTGAG ACTGTCTGGCTGTTTAATCACCGAGAAAGGCTGTTCGTATCTGGCTTCATCTCTATGTTCAAACCCCTCACACCTGAgagagctggatctgagctacaatcaaCCAGGGGAGTCAGGAGTGAAAAAGCTGTACGCTAaactggaggatcccaactgcaaactggagacactcaA TGTGGCCTTTGGGGGATGGGTCAGAATCACACCAGGACTACAGAAAT atgcctgtgaccTCACGCTGGACTCGAACACAGTAAACgtatgtctttctctgtcaGAGAAGAACACAATGGCGACATATGTGAAAGAGGACCTATCATATCCCGatcacccagagagatttgatgtcCGACCACAAGTTCTGTGTAGAGAGAGTCTGTCTGGACGCTGTTACTGGGAAGTTGAATGGAACGGAGTGATTGATGCAGCTGTGTCCTATCATGGGATCGGCAGGAAAGGAAGCGGCAATGACTCTTACTTTGGGCACAACGAAACGTCCTGGAGAATGTACTGTGGTGACAGTAGGTTTTCTGTCTGGCATGACATGAAGTCTATTGACATAAATGCACCTTCATCTTGTTCCAACAGAGTAGCAGTGTACGTGGACTGTCCAgccggcactctgtccttctacagtgtctcgtctgacacacacacactcacacacttgcacacgttccactccagaTTCACTGAGCCTCTCTATGCAGGGTTCACGGTTTACAATGGATCGTTTTCTCTGTTGGATACTACTGGAAAAGCTGTTGTCCTTAGGAACACGTATTAA
- the LOC134062275 gene encoding tetraspanin-8-like translates to MAPPNTCLKRAFSTLDVVLTILGAFILAFALFQHGVLHNEQKVEEFHVVVISVYAIGAAIAAGATLGLYGVRKEKQWALIVSSVGMTIISLFLLLISIATAIEANKVEQYIEESYKLDHLHEVSEDRQQDVEEWQTMLQCCGLQNGFQDWHGHHPESCLCPEKPDPSIKCVTASFINGTTTVEELVYEQTCLPLMVGFMRRAFNIFLTLLFGLSILVVIATVMTLALLYQMRKKTVNTAVVFKLTPSGSTYAQFSNSDQHYLLS, encoded by the exons ATGGCACCTCCGAACACCTGCCTGAAGCGGGCATTCAGTACTCTTGATGTTGTACTCACG ATCCTTGGGGCCTTCATCCTAGCCTTTGCGCTGTTTCAGCATGGAGTTCTCCATAATGAGCAGAAG GTAGAAGAATTTCATGTTGTGGTGATCTCAGTGTACGCCATTGGGGCTGCCATTGCAGCCGGGGCTACGCTTGGATTGTACGGCGTTcggaaagaaaaacaatgggCACTGATTGTG TCGTCAGTTGGTATGACAATCATCAGCCTATTTCTTCTTCTGATCTCCATAGCAACAGCGATTGAGGCAAACAAG GTGGAGCAGTACATTGAAGAATCTTATAAGCTCGACCATCTCCATGAGGTCAGTGAAGACAGGCAGCAGGATGTAGAGGAATGGCAAACAATG CTCCAGTGTTGTGGCCTACAAAACGGGTTCCAGGACTGGCACGGGCATCACCCGGAATCCTGTCTCTGTCCAGAGAAGCCAGACCCCTCAATCAAATGT GTCACTGCTTCGTTCATAAATGGCACCACAACTGTAGAGGAGCTGGTGTACGAGCAG ACCTGTTTGCCACTAATGGTTGGGTTCATGAGAAGGGCGTTCAACATTTTCCTAACATTGCTGTTTGGCTTATCAATTCTTGTG GTTATTGCTACAGTTATGACCTTGGCTTTGCTCTACCAAATGAGAAAGAAGACTGTCAACACAGCTGTAGTGTTCAAACTTACTCCCAGCGGCTCCACCTATGCACAGTTTTCCAACTCTGACCAACATTACTTGCTAAGTTGA